The proteins below are encoded in one region of Polypterus senegalus isolate Bchr_013 chromosome 2, ASM1683550v1, whole genome shotgun sequence:
- the LOC120523542 gene encoding muscle M-line assembly protein unc-89-like, giving the protein MPTKISGKEEKLFSSAVPTMTPGKELKPFSSAMPTKTPVKEMKPFPSVAPTDMSTKEGKLFSSVMPTKTPGKELKPFSSVMPTKTPVKEIKPFLSVTPTDMSTKEGKLFSSVMPTKTPGNKVKSASPVMPTKISGKEEKLFSSAVPTMTPGKEVKPFSSAMPTKTPVKEMKPFPSVAPTDMSTKEGKLFSSVMPTKTPGKEVKSVSPVMPTKTPGNEVKSASPVMPTKISGKEEKLFSSPAPTMTPGKELNPFSSAMPTKTPVKEMKPFPSVTPADMSTKEGKLFSSVMPTKTPGKEVKSVSPLMPTKTPGKEVRPFSSAMPTKTPVKEMKPFPSVAPTDMSTKEGKLFSSVMPTKTPGKELKPFSSVMPTKTPGKEVKSVSSLMPTKTPGKEVRPFSSAMPTKTPVKEMKPFLSVTPTDMSTKEGKLFSSVMPTKTPGNKVKSASPVMPTKISGKEEKLFPSAVPTMTPGKESNPFLSVAPTNMSTKEGKLFSSVMPTKTPGKEVKSVSPLMPTKTQGKESNLFLSVTPTKISRKEEKLFSSAVPTMTPGKEVKPFPSALPTDMSAKEGKLFSSVMPTKTPGREVKSASPVMPSKISRKEENLFASAVPTMKPGKEVKPFSSAMPTKTPLKEFKPFPSVTPTDMSTKEGKLFSSVMPTKTPGREVKSASPVMPSKISGKEEKLFSSAVPTMTPGKEVKSVSPVMPTKISGKEEKSLTSVMPTKTTAKDVNLLPSDKRTKVPEKEAKPFPPERPKSRD; this is encoded by the exons ATGCCAACCAAGATAtcaggaaaggaagaaaaattattCTCTTCAGCAGTGCCAACCATGACACCAGGCAAGGAATTAAAACCATTCTCTTCAGCAATGCCAACCAAGACACcagtaaaagaaatgaaaccattcCCTTCAGTGGCACCAACCGACATGTCAACCAAGGAAGGGAAATTATTCTCTTCAGTAATGCCAACCAAGACACCAGGCAAGGAACTAAAACCATTCTCTTCAGTAATGCCAACCAAGACACCAGTAAAAGAAATTAAACCATTCCTTTCAGTGACACCAACTGACATGTCAACCAAGGAAGGgaaattattttcttcagtaaTGCCAACCAAGACACCAGGCAACAAAGTAAAATCAGCCTCTCCAGTAATGCCAACCAAGATAtcaggaaaggaagaaaaattattCTCTTCAGCAGTGCCAACCATGACACCAGGCAAGGAAGTAAAACCATTCTCTTCAGCAATGCCAACCAAGACACcagtaaaagaaatgaaaccattcCCTTCAGTGGCACCAACCGACATGTCAACCAAGGAAGGGAAATTATTCTCTTCAGTAATGCCAACCAAGACACCAGGCAAGGAAGTAAAATCAGTCTCTCCAGTAATGCCAACCAAGACACCAGGCAACGAAGTAAAATCAGCCTCTCCAGTAATGCCAACCAAGATAtcaggaaaggaagaaaaattattCTCTTCACCAGCGCCAACCATGACACCAGGCAAGGAACTAAATCCATTCTCTTCAGCAATGCCAACCAAGACACcagtaaaagaaatgaaaccattcCCTTCAGTGACACCAGCTGACATGTCAACCAAGGAAGGGAAATTATTCTCTTCAGTAATGCCAACCAAGACACCAGGCAAGGAAGTAAAATCAGTCTCTCCATTGATGCCAACCAAGACACCAGGCAAGGAAGTAAGACCATTCTCTTCAGCAATGCCAACCAAGACACcagtaaaagaaatgaaaccattcCCTTCAGTGGCACCAACCGACATGTCAACCAAGGAAGGGAAATTATTCTCTTCAGTAATGCCAACCAAGACACCAGGCAAGGAACTAAAACCATTCTCTTCAGTAATGCCAACCAAGACAC CAGGCAAGGAAGTAAAATCAGTCTCTTCATTGATGCCAACTAAGACACCAGGCAAGGAAGTAAGACCATTCTCTTCAGCAATGCCAACCAAGACACcagtaaaagaaatgaaaccattcCTTTCAGTGACACCAACTGACATGTCAACCAAGGAAGGgaaattattttcttcagtaaTGCCAACCAAGACACCAGGCAACAAAGTAAAATCAGCCTCTCCAGTAATGCCAACCAAGATAtcaggaaaggaagaaaaattattCCCTTCTGCAGTGCCAACCATGACACCAGGGAAGGAATCGAATCCATTCCTTTCAGTGGCACCAACCAACATGTCAACCAAGGAAGGGAAATTATTCTCTTCAGTAATGCCAACCAAGACACCAGGCAAGGAAGTAAAATCAGTCTCTCCATTGATGCCAACCAAGACACAAGGGAAGGAATCAAATCTATTCCTTTCAGTGACACCAACCAAGATATCACGCAAGGAAGAAAAATTATTCTCTTCAGCAGTGCCAACCATGACACCAGGCAAGGAAGTAAAACCATTCCCTTCAGCATTGCCAACCGACATGTCAGCCAAGGAAGGgaaattattttcttcagtaaTGCCAACCAAGACACCAGGCAGGGAAGTAAAATCAGCCTCTCCAGTAATGCCAAGCAAGATATCACGCAAGGAAGAAAACTTATTCGCTTCAGCAGTGCCAACCATGAAACCAGGCAAGGAAGTAAAACCATTCTCTTCAGCAATGCCAACCAAGACACCACTAAAAGAATTTAAACCATTCCCTTCAGTGACACCAACCGACATGTCAACCAAGGAAGGgaaattattttcttcagtaaTGCCAACAAAGACACCAGGCAGGGAAGTAAAATCAGCTTCTCCAGTGATGCCAAGCAAGATatcaggcaaggaagaaaaattatTCTCTTCAGCAGTGCCAACCATGACACCAGGCAAGGAAGTAAAATCAGTCTCTCCAGTGATGCCAACCAAGATatcaggcaaggaagaaaaatcaCTCACTTCAGTGATGCCAACCAAAACCACAGCCAAAGACGTTAATCTGCTTCCTTCAGACAAGCGAACCAAAGTTCCAGAAAAGGAAGCAAAACCATTTCCCCCAGAGAGGCCTAAAAGTAGAGACTGA
- the LOC120524436 gene encoding putative uncharacterized protein DDB_G0290521, whose translation MLNMMMVLTLTIFLVTCSFAQIEHVKNETIKPSKTAENGVKPLPSLRPTTMPDKKVKPFPVVTPMKMSGKEGKLFSSVMPAKTLIKDMRPFLSVSPTKMSGKEDNLFSPVMPTKTTWKEVKPFPSVTLSKISDKEEKLFFSVMPSKTPGKDVKSFCSVIPTKTPVKEINPFLSVTPIKIADKEQKLLSSVMPTKTSGNKVKSASPVMPTKILGKEVKPFSSAMPIKTPVKEMKPFPSVTPTDMSAKEEAKIILFSETS comes from the exons ATGCTTAACATGATGATGGTCTTGACACTTACCATTTTCCTAGTGACCTGTTCTTTTGCACAAATAGAGC atgtaaaaaatgaaacaattaagccAAGCAAAACAGCAGAAAATGGAGTTAAACCACTTCCTTCATTGAGGCCAACCACAATGCCAGACAAGAAAGTGAAACCATTCCCTGTAGTGACACCAATGAAGATGTCAGGCAAGGAAGGGAAATTATTCTCTTCAGTGATGCCAGCCAAGACACTGATAAAAGACATGAGGCCATTTCTTTCAGTGTCTCCAACCAAGATGTCAGGCAAGGAAGATAATTTATTCTCTCCAGTAATGCCAACAAAGACAACATGGAAAGAAGTTAAACCATTCCCTTCAGTGACACTAAGCAAAATTTCAGACAAGgaagagaaattatttttttcggTAATGCCATCCAAAACACCAGGCAAGGATGTAAAATCATTCTGCTCAGTGATACCAACCAAGACACCAGTAAAAGAAATTAACCCATTCCTTTCAGTGACACCAATCAAGATAGCAGACAAGGAACAGAAATTGTTATCTTCAGTAATGCCAACCAAGACATCAGGCAACAAAGTAAAATCAGCCTCTCCAGTGATGCCAACCAAGATATTAGGAAAGGAAGTAAAACCATTCTCTTCAGCAATGCCAATCAAGACACcagtaaaagaaatgaaaccattcCCTTCAGTGACACCAACCGACATGTCAGCCAAGGAAGAAGCAAAAATTATTCTCTTCAGTGAAACCAGCTGA